A region from the Geobacter benzoatilyticus genome encodes:
- a CDS encoding response regulator transcription factor, whose translation MGKILIVDDDKSFSQFLKRYINLHYPVLKVQICTNPVRALPIISAGDVDLLLVDFEMPVLAGDKVVKYACEVGMDKSRIIVLSSRDADYLHEHFPLGTCLAVMNKYEARQKAVLDMVFSSLQRKASGG comes from the coding sequence ATGGGAAAAATTCTGATCGTCGATGACGATAAGTCCTTTTCGCAGTTTCTGAAGCGATACATAAATCTGCATTATCCTGTACTGAAGGTTCAGATCTGCACTAATCCTGTCCGTGCGCTCCCTATTATCAGCGCTGGAGATGTGGACTTGCTTCTGGTCGACTTCGAGATGCCCGTGCTTGCGGGGGACAAGGTTGTCAAATACGCGTGCGAGGTGGGAATGGACAAAAGTAGAATTATTGTCCTTTCAAGTCGCGACGCAGATTATCTGCACGAGCATTTTCCCCTGGGGACCTGCCTGGCGGTCATGAACAAGTACGAGGCGAGGCAGAAGGCCGTCCTCGACATGGTGTTCAGTTCGTTGCAGCGCAAAGCGTCCGGCGGATAA
- a CDS encoding metallophosphoesterase family protein, whose translation MKIAVLSDTHGNQALAAQALDMAGDVDHIIHLGDDFDDATFLEALSGRAVTKVLGNCDFAAGTPRETTLVLEDKKFLLTHGDLYGVKGGLEKLAAKAAEEKADVVLYGHTHLQSVQTIGGVLYINPGCLKKGFSKPSFALVSLERGTLVADIVHLPPAFP comes from the coding sequence ATGAAAATTGCGGTTCTATCCGATACTCACGGCAATCAGGCCCTTGCAGCCCAAGCACTAGACATGGCAGGTGATGTCGATCACATCATTCACCTGGGTGACGATTTTGATGATGCCACATTTCTGGAAGCTTTAAGCGGCAGGGCCGTTACCAAGGTCCTCGGCAACTGCGACTTCGCGGCAGGCACCCCGCGGGAAACCACCCTGGTACTGGAAGACAAGAAATTTCTACTTACCCACGGTGATCTTTATGGAGTAAAGGGGGGGTTGGAAAAACTCGCCGCGAAAGCCGCTGAAGAAAAAGCGGATGTGGTACTTTACGGCCATACGCACCTTCAGTCAGTGCAAACGATTGGCGGAGTCCTCTACATCAACCCCGGTTGTCTCAAAAAAGGATTCAGCAAGCCGAGCTTTGCCTTGGTATCGCTGGAAAGGGGGACCCTCGTCGCAGACATTGTCCATTTGCCCCCCGCCTTCCCCTGA
- a CDS encoding ABC transporter substrate-binding protein gives MALKRLIYIIIVVISIVGVTPSFAGRIFVAAVLTSDIPRYQEAYGAFVRGLAAKGFGEGEVEFITQTPNPDPISWANSVRKFNALKPDLLVTFGAAATISATQEAVRVPIVFADVYGPVETGISRSMSKTGGNLCGVSSKVPMATLVKTMVAIRPVKTLGILYNRRERGSYVQMQEIKRLAAQQGFAVVEANVPVASGLDAALGHLLARCDCVFVSESSVVNRSLERIVHRATAARVPVISLVPDSAEKGALLTLEASPVEQGLLAASHAAKILQGNRPGELAVLTPRKVDLVLNLHSAKALDVQIPFRVLSVATKVLK, from the coding sequence ATGGCACTGAAAAGGCTTATCTACATAATTATAGTTGTGATCTCGATTGTCGGGGTTACCCCTTCGTTCGCCGGCAGAATCTTTGTGGCTGCTGTGCTTACCAGTGACATTCCGCGCTATCAGGAAGCATACGGTGCTTTTGTGAGAGGGCTTGCCGCCAAGGGCTTCGGCGAAGGGGAGGTTGAATTCATCACCCAGACACCGAACCCGGATCCCATCTCATGGGCCAACAGCGTCAGGAAATTCAATGCCCTCAAACCCGATCTGCTGGTAACGTTCGGGGCCGCTGCCACCATTTCAGCTACCCAGGAGGCCGTCAGGGTACCTATCGTTTTTGCGGATGTGTATGGTCCGGTCGAGACTGGAATCTCCCGGAGCATGTCCAAAACCGGAGGGAACCTCTGCGGTGTAAGCTCCAAGGTTCCCATGGCAACGCTGGTAAAAACCATGGTGGCGATACGCCCGGTCAAAACACTGGGGATTCTCTACAACCGGAGAGAGCGGGGTTCTTATGTGCAGATGCAGGAGATCAAGCGTCTTGCCGCCCAGCAAGGTTTTGCCGTAGTCGAGGCCAACGTTCCGGTTGCTTCGGGGCTTGACGCTGCATTGGGGCATCTTTTGGCGCGTTGCGACTGCGTTTTCGTTTCAGAAAGTTCTGTCGTCAACCGTAGTCTGGAGAGAATTGTTCACAGGGCTACTGCCGCAAGGGTGCCGGTAATCTCCCTGGTGCCCGATTCCGCCGAGAAAGGCGCGCTTTTAACCCTTGAGGCCAGCCCTGTGGAACAGGGGCTGCTGGCTGCCTCCCATGCTGCCAAGATACTTCAGGGGAATAGGCCCGGAGAGCTTGCAGTGTTGACGCCGCGAAAGGTTGATCTCGTTCTTAACCTGCATAGCGCCAAGGCTCTGGATGTACAAATCCCGTTCCGCGTTTTAAGTGTTGCCACAAAGGTGCTGAAGTAA